The following proteins are encoded in a genomic region of Neomonachus schauinslandi chromosome 7, ASM220157v2, whole genome shotgun sequence:
- the TRIM52 gene encoding E3 ubiquitin-protein ligase TRIM52 isoform X1, translating to MAGYATIPNPMQTLQEEAVCAICLDYFKDPVSIGCGHNFCRGCVTQLWGKDEEDREEEEDEWEDDEDDDVEGAIGGWDNSIREVLYQGNADEEVFQDQDDELWVGDGGVRNWDNVDYVWDQEEEEEEDRDYYLGRLRHDLRIDVYPEEEILEEYDEDDQELYPDTHLPPPAPPRQFTCPQCRKSFTRRSFRPNLQLANMVQIIRQMCPTPYRGSWGNDQGICSKHQEALKLFCEVDKEAICVVCRESRSHKQHSVVPLEEVVQEYKFVHPMS from the exons ATGGCTGGCTATGCCACTATTCCTAACCCCATGCAGACCCTTCAGGAGGAAGCGGTTTGTGCCATCTGCCTGGATTACTTCAAGGATCCTGTGTCCATAGGCTGCGGGCACAACTTCTGCCGAGGGTGTGTGACCCAGCTGTGGGGCAAAGATGAGGAagacagggaagaggaggaagatgaatgGGAGGACGACGAGGACGACGATGTGGAGGGGGCCATCGGTGGATGGGACAACTCTATTCGAGAGGTTTTGTACCAGGGCAATGCTGATGAGGAGGTGTTCCAGGACCAAGATGATGAACTCTGGGTTGGTGACGGTGGCGTCAGGAATTGGGACAACGTGGACTATGTGTGGgaccaggaggaagaggaggaggaagaccgGGACTATTACCTGGGACGCTTGAGACATGACCTGAGAATTGACGTCTACCCAGAAGAGGAGATACTGGAAGAATACGATGAGGACGACCAAGAGCTGTATCCTGACACCCACCTGCCTCCTCCGGCCCCTCCACGTCAGTTCACCTGTCCCCAGTGCCGAAAGAGCTTTACACGTCGCAGCTTTCGTCCCAACTTGCAGCTGGCCAACATGGTCCAGATAATTCGCCAAATGTGCCCCACTCCTTATCGAGGAAGCTGGGGGAATGACCAGGGCATCTGCTCCAAACACCAGGAAGCCCTGAAGCTCTTCTGTGAGGTGGACAAAGAGGCCATCTGTGTAGTGTGCAGAGAATCCAGGAGCCACAAACAGCACAGCGTGGTGCCATTGGAGGAGGTAGTGCAGGAGTACAAG tttgtccatcccatGAGTTAG
- the TRIM52 gene encoding E3 ubiquitin-protein ligase TRIM52 isoform X2, which translates to MAGYATIPNPMQTLQEEAVCAICLDYFKDPVSIGCGHNFCRGCVTQLWGKDEEDREEEEDEWEDDEDDDVEGAIGGWDNSIREVLYQGNADEEVFQDQDDELWVGDGGVRNWDNVDYVWDQEEEEEEDRDYYLGRLRHDLRIDVYPEEEILEEYDEDDQELYPDTHLPPPAPPRQFTCPQCRKSFTRRSFRPNLQLANMVQIIRQMCPTPYRGSWGNDQGICSKHQEALKLFCEVDKEAICVVCRESRSHKQHSVVPLEEVVQEYKKIG; encoded by the exons ATGGCTGGCTATGCCACTATTCCTAACCCCATGCAGACCCTTCAGGAGGAAGCGGTTTGTGCCATCTGCCTGGATTACTTCAAGGATCCTGTGTCCATAGGCTGCGGGCACAACTTCTGCCGAGGGTGTGTGACCCAGCTGTGGGGCAAAGATGAGGAagacagggaagaggaggaagatgaatgGGAGGACGACGAGGACGACGATGTGGAGGGGGCCATCGGTGGATGGGACAACTCTATTCGAGAGGTTTTGTACCAGGGCAATGCTGATGAGGAGGTGTTCCAGGACCAAGATGATGAACTCTGGGTTGGTGACGGTGGCGTCAGGAATTGGGACAACGTGGACTATGTGTGGgaccaggaggaagaggaggaggaagaccgGGACTATTACCTGGGACGCTTGAGACATGACCTGAGAATTGACGTCTACCCAGAAGAGGAGATACTGGAAGAATACGATGAGGACGACCAAGAGCTGTATCCTGACACCCACCTGCCTCCTCCGGCCCCTCCACGTCAGTTCACCTGTCCCCAGTGCCGAAAGAGCTTTACACGTCGCAGCTTTCGTCCCAACTTGCAGCTGGCCAACATGGTCCAGATAATTCGCCAAATGTGCCCCACTCCTTATCGAGGAAGCTGGGGGAATGACCAGGGCATCTGCTCCAAACACCAGGAAGCCCTGAAGCTCTTCTGTGAGGTGGACAAAGAGGCCATCTGTGTAGTGTGCAGAGAATCCAGGAGCCACAAACAGCACAGCGTGGTGCCATTGGAGGAGGTAGTGCAGGAGTACAAG AAGATAGGGTGA